A genomic segment from Necator americanus strain Aroian chromosome III, whole genome shotgun sequence encodes:
- a CDS encoding hypothetical protein (NECATOR_CHRIII.G12030.T2), translating into MRPFSLLLLLLPVCDSLNILLFLLGTNQYERNIFEFLAQQLALRHHNVITVKPILIPEEPRLVKPKLHLVKEKTLKNMLPKNLYEDLEKAGDVIPWKAGYEEEAYDEVYWKAHNASCYKMINSNLLEVLQKDAPDVAITYSGNPCQLAIAHILAVPVIYYDLEGLSDETLVASNSPLNLDAPPSRCFLPEVPSLYALSRIRNGICCLREYLVQSGIPFVSKIISKKYRLLDDPITTMFAEDYNFQKRFKQFPATTTLLRSSSFFFANTDPLLEFPRALSPRVIPVGGLHIDHPKPLFAPWNISIESAKKGLIIVSLGTQANHAGMKASQVKAILGALSKLNEYRIYWRIGHKVELKGVEEGSVPSHINLTAYIPQNDLLAHRSCRMLITNGGMSSLMEAVAYGVPVVGIPLYGSNMHNLQKVVNKGIGVVVDKDELTEQTLLNAIRTVLEGTKYSTRAKEMSKEFRSRSTSAFATALHYIEHVGRNHVFNCQRKAQIHKQSEPIKGRQAKKND; encoded by the exons ATGCGACCTTTCTCgctgcttcttcttcttctaccCGTATGTGACTCCCtcaacattttgttgtttctaCTGGGGACAAACCAATACGAAAGGaatatttttgagtttttggcTCAGCAACTTGCTCTACGGCATCATAATGTGATAACTGTAAAGCCTATTTTGATTCCGGAAGAACCTCGTCTTGTTAAGCCAAAACTCCATTTGGTGAAGGAGAAGACGTTAAAGAATATGTTGCCGAA aaatctttACGAGGACCTGGAGAAAGCTGGCGACGTTATTCCATGGAAAGCGGGTTACGAGGAGGAGGCGTACGATGAAGTTTACTGGAAAGCACACAATGCCAGTTGCTACAag atgaTCAACTCAAATCTTCTTGAAGTActacaaaaagatgctccTGACGTTGCAATCACTTACTCGGGTAATCCATGTCAACTAGCAATTGCTCATATTCTTGCGGTTCCTGTGATCTACTATGATCTTGAAG GTCTTTCCGATGAAACTCTCGTTGCTTCGAATTCACCGCTCAACTTGGACGCTCCTCCATCTAGATGTTTCTTGCCTGAG GTTCCCTCTCTTTACgcactatctcgtatacgtaATGGAATCTGCTGCCTACGAGAGTATTTGGTCCAAAGTGGAATTCCCTTCGTCTCGAAGATCATCTCGAAGAAATATCGATTGCTTGATGACCCTATTACAACGATGTTTGCTGAAGACTACAACTTTCAGAAGAG ATTCAAACAGTTCCCAGCAACGACCACTCTGCTGAGATCCAGctcattcttttttgctaACACAGATCCGTTACTAGAATTTCCTCGTGCACTGTCTCCAAGGGTAATTCCTGTTGGTGGATTGCACATCGACCATCCCAAACCACTATTTGCG CCATGGAACATCTCAATTGAGTCAGCGAAGAAAGGACTGATTATCGTTAGTTTGGGAACACAAGCGAACCATGCTGGCATGAAAGCGTCACAG GTAAAAGCGATCCTCGGTGCTCTTTCGAAACTCAACGAATACCGTATCTATTGGCGAATCGGGCACAAAGTTGAATTGAAGGGAGTTGAAGAGGGAAGTGTACCATCTCATATAAACCTGACCGCTTACATACCTCAGAATGATCTACtcg CTCATAGATCTTGTCGCATGCTAATAACCAACGGCGGTATGTCTTCATTAATGGAAGCGGTCGCATACGGGGTCCCTGTTGTTGGAATACCGCTCTATGGAAGCAATATGCACAATCTTCAAAAAGTCGTCAACAAG GGTATTGGCGTTGTTGTTGACAAGGATGAACTTACCGAACAAACACTCCTAAATGCCATAAGGACCGTGCTAGAGGGAACAAA GTACTCAACCAGAGCAAAGGAGATGTCCAAGGAATTCCGTAGCCGATCCACGTCTGCGTTCGCAACCGCGTTACACTACATCGAACACGTTGGTCGCAACCATG TATTTAATTGTCAGAGAAAAGCACAGATTCACAAACAGTCGGAACCAATTAAAGGTAGACAggctaaaaaaaatgactga
- a CDS encoding hypothetical protein (NECATOR_CHRIII.G12030.T1): MRPFSLLLLLLPVCDSLNILLFLLGTNQYERNIFEFLAQQLALRHHNVITVKPILIPEEPRLVKPKLHLVKEKTLKNMLPKNLYEDLEKAGDVIPWKAGYEEEAYDEVYWKAHNASCYKMINSNLLEVLQKDAPDVAITYSGNPCQLAIAHILAVPVIYYDLEGLSDETLVASNSPLNLDAPPSRCFLPEVPSLYALSRIRNGICCLREYLVQSGIPFVSKIISKKYRLLDDPITTMFAEDYNFQKRFKQFPATTTLLRSSSFFFANTDPLLEFPRALSPRVIPVGGLHIDHPKPLFAPWNISIESAKKGLIIVSLGTQANHAGMKASQVKAILGALSKLNEYRIYWRIGHKVELKGVEEGSVPSHINLTAYIPQNDLLAHRSCRMLITNGGMSSLMEAVAYGVPVVGIPLYGSNMHNLQKVVNKGIGVVVDKDELTEQTLLNAIRTVLEGTKYSTRAKEMSKEFRSRSTSAFATALHYIEHVGRNHGSAFLGHTPLHPLATLNFDLFAVVLLFFYVLLFFTCRLFRLVFNCQRKAQIHKQSEPIKGRQAKKND, from the exons ATGCGACCTTTCTCgctgcttcttcttcttctaccCGTATGTGACTCCCtcaacattttgttgtttctaCTGGGGACAAACCAATACGAAAGGaatatttttgagtttttggcTCAGCAACTTGCTCTACGGCATCATAATGTGATAACTGTAAAGCCTATTTTGATTCCGGAAGAACCTCGTCTTGTTAAGCCAAAACTCCATTTGGTGAAGGAGAAGACGTTAAAGAATATGTTGCCGAA aaatctttACGAGGACCTGGAGAAAGCTGGCGACGTTATTCCATGGAAAGCGGGTTACGAGGAGGAGGCGTACGATGAAGTTTACTGGAAAGCACACAATGCCAGTTGCTACAag atgaTCAACTCAAATCTTCTTGAAGTActacaaaaagatgctccTGACGTTGCAATCACTTACTCGGGTAATCCATGTCAACTAGCAATTGCTCATATTCTTGCGGTTCCTGTGATCTACTATGATCTTGAAG GTCTTTCCGATGAAACTCTCGTTGCTTCGAATTCACCGCTCAACTTGGACGCTCCTCCATCTAGATGTTTCTTGCCTGAG GTTCCCTCTCTTTACgcactatctcgtatacgtaATGGAATCTGCTGCCTACGAGAGTATTTGGTCCAAAGTGGAATTCCCTTCGTCTCGAAGATCATCTCGAAGAAATATCGATTGCTTGATGACCCTATTACAACGATGTTTGCTGAAGACTACAACTTTCAGAAGAG ATTCAAACAGTTCCCAGCAACGACCACTCTGCTGAGATCCAGctcattcttttttgctaACACAGATCCGTTACTAGAATTTCCTCGTGCACTGTCTCCAAGGGTAATTCCTGTTGGTGGATTGCACATCGACCATCCCAAACCACTATTTGCG CCATGGAACATCTCAATTGAGTCAGCGAAGAAAGGACTGATTATCGTTAGTTTGGGAACACAAGCGAACCATGCTGGCATGAAAGCGTCACAG GTAAAAGCGATCCTCGGTGCTCTTTCGAAACTCAACGAATACCGTATCTATTGGCGAATCGGGCACAAAGTTGAATTGAAGGGAGTTGAAGAGGGAAGTGTACCATCTCATATAAACCTGACCGCTTACATACCTCAGAATGATCTACtcg CTCATAGATCTTGTCGCATGCTAATAACCAACGGCGGTATGTCTTCATTAATGGAAGCGGTCGCATACGGGGTCCCTGTTGTTGGAATACCGCTCTATGGAAGCAATATGCACAATCTTCAAAAAGTCGTCAACAAG GGTATTGGCGTTGTTGTTGACAAGGATGAACTTACCGAACAAACACTCCTAAATGCCATAAGGACCGTGCTAGAGGGAACAAA GTACTCAACCAGAGCAAAGGAGATGTCCAAGGAATTCCGTAGCCGATCCACGTCTGCGTTCGCAACCGCGTTACACTACATCGAACACGTTGGTCGCAACCATGGTTCCGCATTTCTCGGTCATACACCTCTTCACCCGCTTGCAACTCTTAATTTCGATCTCTTTGCAGTTGTACTGCTATTCTTCTatgttcttctatttttcaccTGTCGGCTGTTTCGTTTAGTATTTAATTGTCAGAGAAAAGCACAGATTCACAAACAGTCGGAACCAATTAAAGGTAGACAggctaaaaaaaatgactga
- a CDS encoding hypothetical protein (NECATOR_CHRIII.G12031.T1): MRTEHDSMRIIRCIAVLLSSVTMVTSIALIGFGIRTMIEMTYIADVIGTRQLTTAALFMLSLGTCTFASTPLGLFSVITKQNTLMLAYMMLIFFVSLLSVVCGWLGFSLNKEVNSGVILQWMNNSFLNEYGNPEAISLTNAWDEMQRKYACCGITDEQNSAEWLATQWFIAYETWPRPRVPKSCCATCETVHSRFCNSFLTDFSEDGVLSDDQRACVAASYMCSEVNDSLANEDACQGRSSISSPKETYMHVKGCYKTLRQELVTHINCIICACLFMFTIAILSTCFWFILHEFSLNSQNYRLVLLPSN, translated from the exons atgcGAACGGAACATGACAGTATGCGAATAATCCGCTGTATTGCTGTTCTACTTAGCTCCGTAACAATG GTGACCTCAATTGCTCTGATCGGGTTCGGTATTCGGACAATGATTGAGATGACGTACATCGCGGACGTGATCGGAACCCGCCAGCTTACCACTGCCGCACTGTTCATGCTCTCCTTGGGAACGTGCACATTTGCGTCCACTCCGCTAGGCCTTTTCTCGGTGATCACTAAGCAGAACACATTAATGTTAGCG TACATGATGTTGATATTTTTCGTGTCGCTGCTCAGCGTTGTATGTGGATGGTTAGGCTTCAGTTTGAATAAAGAG GTGAATTCCGGTGTCATTTTGCAATGGATGAACAACAGCTTTTTGAATGAGTATGGTAATCCGGAAGCAATTTCCTTGACAAATGCCTGGGATGAAATGCAGAGAAAG TATGCCTGCTGTGGAATCACGGATGAGCAAAATTCAGCGGAATGGTTGGCAACACAGTGGTTCATCGCTTATGAGAC CTGGCCAAGACCACGAGTTCCGAAAAGTTGTTGTGCAACCTGCGAAACAGTTCACTCAAG GTTTTGCAACTCGTTCCTTACGGATTTTTCTGAGGACGGTGTTCTTAGTGACGATCAAAGGGCTTGTGTCGCAG CAAGCTACATGTGTTCGGAAGTTAATGATAGTCTTGCGAACGAAGATGCGTGTCAAGGACGAAGCAGCATTAGTAGTCCTAAAGAGACGTATATGCACGTTAAG GGATGCTACAAAACACTGAGGCAAGAATTGGTCACGCATATCAATTGCATCATTTGTGCatgtttgtttatgtttactaTTGCCATTTTGAGCACATGTTTTTGGTTTATTCTGCATGAGTTCTCATTGAATTCGCAAAACTATCGTCTTGTGCTTCTTCCTTCTAATTAG
- a CDS encoding hypothetical protein (NECATOR_CHRIII.G12032.T1) — protein MPAVESRMSKIQRNGWQHSGSSLMRPGQDHEFRKVVVQPAKQFTQGFATRSLRIFLRTVFLVTIKGLVSQQATCVRKLMIVLRTKMRVKDEAALVVLKRRICTLRDATKH, from the exons ATGCCTGCTGTGGAATCACGGATGAGCAAAATTCAGCGGAATGGTTGGCAACACAGTGGTTCATCGCTTATGAGAC CTGGCCAAGACCACGAGTTCCGAAAAGTTGTTGTGCAACCTGCGAAACAGTTCACTCAAG GTTTTGCAACTCGTTCCTTACGGATTTTTCTGAGGACGGTGTTCTTAGTGACGATCAAAGGGCTTGTGTCGCAG CAAGCTACATGTGTTCGGAAGTTAATGATAGTCTTGCGAACGAAGATGCGTGTCAAGGACGAAGCAGCATTAGTAGTCCTAAAGAGACGTATATGCACGTTAAG GGATGCTACAAAACACTGA
- a CDS encoding hypothetical protein (NECATOR_CHRIII.G12031.T2): MRTEHDSMRIIRCIAVLLSSVTMVTSIALIGFGIRTMIEMTYIADVIGTRQLTTAALFMLSLGTCTFASTPLGLFSVITKQNTLMLAYMMLIFFVSLLSVVCGWLGFSLNKEVNSGVILQWMNNSFLNEYGNPEAISLTNAWDEMQRKVMLSVIYSLQY, encoded by the exons atgcGAACGGAACATGACAGTATGCGAATAATCCGCTGTATTGCTGTTCTACTTAGCTCCGTAACAATG GTGACCTCAATTGCTCTGATCGGGTTCGGTATTCGGACAATGATTGAGATGACGTACATCGCGGACGTGATCGGAACCCGCCAGCTTACCACTGCCGCACTGTTCATGCTCTCCTTGGGAACGTGCACATTTGCGTCCACTCCGCTAGGCCTTTTCTCGGTGATCACTAAGCAGAACACATTAATGTTAGCG TACATGATGTTGATATTTTTCGTGTCGCTGCTCAGCGTTGTATGTGGATGGTTAGGCTTCAGTTTGAATAAAGAG GTGAATTCCGGTGTCATTTTGCAATGGATGAACAACAGCTTTTTGAATGAGTATGGTAATCCGGAAGCAATTTCCTTGACAAATGCCTGGGATGAAATGCAGAGAAAGGTGATGTTATCGGTTATCTACAGTTTGCAGTACTGA
- a CDS encoding hypothetical protein (NECATOR_CHRIII.G12033.T1), translating into MAPHCHLQNHITSSRRSRYLPVSLRQQNAPIRQSWIKATSSDLTGRAELSLVFSWTFEEEMLWRAP; encoded by the exons ATGGCTCCGCACTGTCACCTACAGAACCACATAACGTCATCGAGACGGTCCCGATATCTCCCAGTGTCACTCAGACAACAAAATGCCCCAATCCGGCAGAGCTGGATAA aggcaACTTCTAGCGATCTAACCGGTAGAGCGGAATTGTCTCTTGTGTTCTCATGGactttcgaagaagaaatgcTGTGGAGAGCACCTTAA
- a CDS encoding hypothetical protein (NECATOR_CHRIII.G12034.T1): MRIASFAVLLSSLLPQVGSAELCKGCTDDSESRPCRHNQSDISNVLDLLTRAMGDIRVGLNHLSEILRDGGCETITTKVSPYVVDALHGIAELLSKTCPSVNFAKSRLAEISQQIRTSREKGSTFKEERRLTRFYTEIIHFIHYSFIELPSTSVFWSVEATSGTLLAPKRKLEDYIVHAMRNCTMTMVRDEGCLAEQGCRDLTVRSCGQLHLPAHLYIC; the protein is encoded by the exons atGAGAATTGCTTCCTTCGCAGTACTTCTTTCCTCATTGCTTCCTCAAG TAGGTAGTGCCGAGTTGTGTAAAGGCTGCACCGATGACTCCGAGTCCCGCCCCTGTCGCCACAACCAAAGCGATATATCTAATGTTTTGGATTTGCTCACGAGAGCGATGGGTGATATCAG AGTTGGTTTAAACCATCTTTCAGAAATTCTTAGAGATGGAGGATGTGAGACGATTACTACGAAAGTATCACCATACGTGGTGGACGCCTTGCATGGAATTGCGGAATTGTTGTCCAAAACGTGCCCTTCCGTCAATTTCGCGAAAAGTCGACTTGCAGAAATTTCACAGCAGATACGGACAAGCAGAGAAAAGGGAAGCACGTTCAAGGAAGAGAGACGATTGACCAGATTTTACACAGagattattcatttcattcattattcattcattgagCTACCATCTACAAGTGTCTTTT GGAGTGTAGAAGCTACAAGCGGAACACTTTTAGCGCCCAAGCGAAAATTGGAAGATTACATTGTGCACGCTATGCGAAATTGTACTATGACCATGGTTAGAGACGAAG GTTGCTTAGCAGAGCAGGGTTGCAGAGATTTAACGGTACGAAGCTGTGGACAACTCCACCTCCCTGCTCACTTATATATCtgctaa
- a CDS encoding hypothetical protein (NECATOR_CHRIII.G12034.T3), translating into MRIASFAVLLSSLLPQVGSAELCKGCTDDSESRPCRHNQSDISNVLDLLTRAMGDIRDGGCETITTKVSPYVVDALHGIAELLSKTCPSVNFAKSRLAEISQQIRTSREKGSTFKEERRLTRFYTEIIHFIHYSFIELPSTSVFWSVEATSGTLLAPKRKLEDYIVHAMRNCTMTMVRDEGCLAEQGCRDLTVRSCGQLHLPAHLYIC; encoded by the exons atGAGAATTGCTTCCTTCGCAGTACTTCTTTCCTCATTGCTTCCTCAAG TAGGTAGTGCCGAGTTGTGTAAAGGCTGCACCGATGACTCCGAGTCCCGCCCCTGTCGCCACAACCAAAGCGATATATCTAATGTTTTGGATTTGCTCACGAGAGCGATGGGTGATATCAG AGATGGAGGATGTGAGACGATTACTACGAAAGTATCACCATACGTGGTGGACGCCTTGCATGGAATTGCGGAATTGTTGTCCAAAACGTGCCCTTCCGTCAATTTCGCGAAAAGTCGACTTGCAGAAATTTCACAGCAGATACGGACAAGCAGAGAAAAGGGAAGCACGTTCAAGGAAGAGAGACGATTGACCAGATTTTACACAGagattattcatttcattcattattcattcattgagCTACCATCTACAAGTGTCTTTT GGAGTGTAGAAGCTACAAGCGGAACACTTTTAGCGCCCAAGCGAAAATTGGAAGATTACATTGTGCACGCTATGCGAAATTGTACTATGACCATGGTTAGAGACGAAG GTTGCTTAGCAGAGCAGGGTTGCAGAGATTTAACGGTACGAAGCTGTGGACAACTCCACCTCCCTGCTCACTTATATATCtgctaa
- a CDS encoding hypothetical protein (NECATOR_CHRIII.G12034.T2) → MRIASFAVLLSSLLPQGSAELCKGCTDDSESRPCRHNQSDISNVLDLLTRAMGDIRDGGCETITTKVSPYVVDALHGIAELLSKTCPSVNFAKSRLAEISQQIRTSREKGSTFKEERRLTRFYTEIIHFIHYSFIELPSTSVFWSVEATSGTLLAPKRKLEDYIVHAMRNCTMTMVRDEGCLAEQGCRDLTVRSCGQLHLPAHLYIC, encoded by the exons atGAGAATTGCTTCCTTCGCAGTACTTCTTTCCTCATTGCTTCCTCAAG GTAGTGCCGAGTTGTGTAAAGGCTGCACCGATGACTCCGAGTCCCGCCCCTGTCGCCACAACCAAAGCGATATATCTAATGTTTTGGATTTGCTCACGAGAGCGATGGGTGATATCAG AGATGGAGGATGTGAGACGATTACTACGAAAGTATCACCATACGTGGTGGACGCCTTGCATGGAATTGCGGAATTGTTGTCCAAAACGTGCCCTTCCGTCAATTTCGCGAAAAGTCGACTTGCAGAAATTTCACAGCAGATACGGACAAGCAGAGAAAAGGGAAGCACGTTCAAGGAAGAGAGACGATTGACCAGATTTTACACAGagattattcatttcattcattattcattcattgagCTACCATCTACAAGTGTCTTTT GGAGTGTAGAAGCTACAAGCGGAACACTTTTAGCGCCCAAGCGAAAATTGGAAGATTACATTGTGCACGCTATGCGAAATTGTACTATGACCATGGTTAGAGACGAAG GTTGCTTAGCAGAGCAGGGTTGCAGAGATTTAACGGTACGAAGCTGTGGACAACTCCACCTCCCTGCTCACTTATATATCtgctaa
- a CDS encoding hypothetical protein (NECATOR_CHRIII.G12035.T1): MLSISELHLRRVPVGFRVLDQSSAEQLAKMSSPHSSASGSRAASPEDENGKPKSQSPSLPPISRLDRHADLKRRSAQAFTVFANEERDRLLKTRPDLPMGLVTRMMVEKWRSLDNEAKKPYFEAARTSPPLKTVKGTNDTSSEIVPSKKWRPIVTYSQPVLTVPVRDQPFRAEQTSGQTPGRVIIVQGKLSNPVVEVPKNPSAISASIAQALGVTIVAPQRTSSTPISTAVMPPPIRTSVVRTKTIPSAVGLSSQQITSTTINSEAQTRSDNNGYGFSSSQQALDMFYLALCEPAFPHPNEPPLTPYPANYCYEAYLRMTSGL; encoded by the exons ATGTTGTCCATCTCAGAACTGCATCTAAGGAGGGTCCCGGTTGGTTTTCGAGTCCTCGATCAGTCCTCGGCAGAGCAGTTAGCGAAG ATGTCATCACCCCATTCATCTGCATCTGGAAGTCGTGCTGCTTCTCCCGaggatgaaaatggaaaaccgAA GTCTCAGTCTCCTTCTTTGCCACCCATCTCAAGGTTAGATCGGCACGCAG ATCTTAAACGGCGTTCAGCTCAGGCCTTCACAGTGTTTGCCAACGAAGAGAGAGATAGGCTATTGAAAACGCGTCCTGACTTACCTATGGGGCTCGTCACTCGGATG ATGGTCGAGAAATGGAGGAGTCTTGATAACGAGGCAAAAAAACCTTACTTCGAGGCAGCACGGACATCCCCGCCCTTAAAAACTGTAAAG GGTACGAATGATACCTCATCTGAAATTGTCCCTTCGAAGAAATGGCGTCCAATTGTTACCTATAGTCAACCTGTACTTACCGTACCAGTTCGTGATCAACCATTTCGTGCTGAACAAACCTCTGGGCAAACTCCTGGAAGAGTCATTATTGTTCAAG GAAAGCTATCTAATCCTGTTGTGGAAGTTCCAAAAAATC cTTCTGCAATATCTGCGTCGATCGCACAAGCCCTTGGAGTGACTATAGTAGCTCCACAACGAACGTCGTCAACTCCTATTTCAACCGCTGTTATGCCTCCTCCGATTCGTACATCTGTAGTACGAACTAAAACAATTCCTAGTGCTGTTGGGCTCTCATCTCAACAAATTACCTCTACT ACAATCAATTCGGAGGCTCAAACGCGGTCTGATAATAACGGTTATGGATTTTCAAGTTCTCAGCAGGCCTTGGATATGTTTTATTTGGCGTTGTGTGAGCCAGCATTCCCTCACCCAA ATGAACCTCCGCTCACTCCCTACCCTGCGAACTACTGTTATGAAGCATATCTGAGGATGACATCTGGCCTATAA
- a CDS encoding hypothetical protein (NECATOR_CHRIII.G12035.T2) has translation MDDWTVTSARSLPPLCELCGFLLSDSALGGHIGCSFPPLRLQPTILLTSALLYSRSSFITSLRSELEHTTTYRTTNQTVVTGLRILIETNPKFTHSEEAFRIPTAKIRESPNRLTWTNDNLVSLLAILPSNLRSVGLRARSTNRVDFKPSEVKVVLAGTFLRGPLILQCAHMSSPHSSASGSRAASPEDENGKPKSQSPSLPPISRLDRHADLKRRSAQAFTVFANEERDRLLKTRPDLPMGLVTRMMVEKWRSLDNEAKKPYFEAARTSPPLKTVKGTNDTSSEIVPSKKWRPIVTYSQPVLTVPVRDQPFRAEQTSGQTPGRVIIVQGKLSNPVVEVPKNPSAISASIAQALGVTIVAPQRTSSTPISTAVMPPPIRTSVVRTKTIPSAVGLSSQQITSTTINSEAQTRSDNNGYGFSSSQQALDMFYLALCEPAFPHPNEPPLTPYPANYCYEAYLRMTSGL, from the exons ATGGACGACTGGACGGTGACCTCGgcgag ATCATTGCCTCCACTCTGCGAACTTTGCGGTTTTCTCCTCTCCGACTCCGCTCTCGGCGGACATATCGGATGCTCTTTCCCGCCCCTGCGCCTTCAGCCTACAATTCTGctcacttctgctcttctctattcaaggtcttcttttatcacCTCTCTGCGAAGCGAGCTCGAAC ATACAACGACATATCGCACCACAAATCAAACTGTCGTGACCGGGCTACGTATTTTAATTGAGACGAATCCAAAGTTCACTCACTCTGAGGAGGCCTTTCGCATCCCAACAGCAAAGATTAGAGAAT CACCCAATCGATTAACGTGGACAAACGACAATTTGGTGTCGCTGCTCGC TATTCTTCC ATCCAATCTGAGGTCAGTGGGATTGCGAGCAAGGAGCACCAATCGTGTAGATTTTAAACCCAGTGAAGTAAAAGTCGTTCTCGCTGGGACTTTCCTCAGAGGTCCCCTCATTCTTCAGTGCGCCCAC ATGTCATCACCCCATTCATCTGCATCTGGAAGTCGTGCTGCTTCTCCCGaggatgaaaatggaaaaccgAA GTCTCAGTCTCCTTCTTTGCCACCCATCTCAAGGTTAGATCGGCACGCAG ATCTTAAACGGCGTTCAGCTCAGGCCTTCACAGTGTTTGCCAACGAAGAGAGAGATAGGCTATTGAAAACGCGTCCTGACTTACCTATGGGGCTCGTCACTCGGATG ATGGTCGAGAAATGGAGGAGTCTTGATAACGAGGCAAAAAAACCTTACTTCGAGGCAGCACGGACATCCCCGCCCTTAAAAACTGTAAAG GGTACGAATGATACCTCATCTGAAATTGTCCCTTCGAAGAAATGGCGTCCAATTGTTACCTATAGTCAACCTGTACTTACCGTACCAGTTCGTGATCAACCATTTCGTGCTGAACAAACCTCTGGGCAAACTCCTGGAAGAGTCATTATTGTTCAAG GAAAGCTATCTAATCCTGTTGTGGAAGTTCCAAAAAATC cTTCTGCAATATCTGCGTCGATCGCACAAGCCCTTGGAGTGACTATAGTAGCTCCACAACGAACGTCGTCAACTCCTATTTCAACCGCTGTTATGCCTCCTCCGATTCGTACATCTGTAGTACGAACTAAAACAATTCCTAGTGCTGTTGGGCTCTCATCTCAACAAATTACCTCTACT ACAATCAATTCGGAGGCTCAAACGCGGTCTGATAATAACGGTTATGGATTTTCAAGTTCTCAGCAGGCCTTGGATATGTTTTATTTGGCGTTGTGTGAGCCAGCATTCCCTCACCCAA ATGAACCTCCGCTCACTCCCTACCCTGCGAACTACTGTTATGAAGCATATCTGAGGATGACATCTGGCCTATAA